A part of Bacillota bacterium genomic DNA contains:
- a CDS encoding DUF4342 domain-containing protein → MQIDLEKVDIIRERTGLSYRDAVGYLERAEGDVVKALVLIEEDKQAGRAEFADKGQELLDKIKYVIRRGNETKIKVERDGKTMVEIPVTAGVIGTAIAPQLALVGAVTALATGCSISVEDAGGRAEDGQEQAQ, encoded by the coding sequence ATGCAGATCGATCTCGAGAAAGTGGACATCATCCGAGAGCGGACAGGGCTTTCATACCGCGACGCCGTGGGCTACCTTGAGAGAGCTGAGGGCGACGTGGTGAAGGCCCTCGTTTTGATCGAGGAAGACAAACAGGCCGGTCGGGCTGAGTTCGCGGACAAAGGGCAGGAGCTCTTGGACAAGATCAAATACGTGATACGTCGCGGCAACGAGACCAAGATAAAGGTGGAACGCGACGGGAAAACCATGGTCGAGATCCCCGTGACCGCGGGTGTCATCGGAACTGCGATAGCGCCTCAGCTCGCGCTGGTGGGCGCGGTGACGGCGCTTGCGACCGGGTGCTCCATCTCGGTCGAAGACGCCGGCGGACGCGCGGAAGACGGGCAAGAGCAGGCGCAGTGA
- the yunB gene encoding sporulation protein YunB, translating to MAAMVAVGGLLFALVDWRLRPTLHQIASAQARVLATEAVSQAVATEIAEDIRWEDLYALRPDSTGRVVLVQPNTAEIDRLTSKVTNRVQELLKKVTVTQVRIPLGQVFGSQILANMGPRIPISVVPVGTVTTKILSDFEQAGINQIRHKIYLEVAAHIKLVVPLVASAVDVTVQVPITEVLIMGDVPQTYIQLEGSELRNLLLPQTPPAQ from the coding sequence GTGGCTGCCATGGTCGCGGTGGGTGGCCTCCTCTTTGCGCTTGTGGATTGGCGTCTTCGGCCGACTCTTCATCAGATAGCGAGCGCGCAGGCCCGAGTGCTCGCCACTGAAGCGGTCAGTCAGGCGGTGGCGACGGAGATCGCGGAGGACATCCGGTGGGAAGACCTCTACGCTCTAAGACCTGACAGCACCGGGCGGGTTGTCCTCGTGCAGCCGAATACCGCGGAGATCGACCGCCTGACGTCCAAGGTGACCAACAGGGTGCAGGAACTCCTCAAGAAAGTCACCGTGACCCAGGTGCGGATACCGTTAGGACAGGTCTTCGGAAGCCAGATCCTCGCCAACATGGGCCCACGGATACCCATCTCGGTTGTGCCAGTGGGCACTGTAACCACCAAAATACTCAGCGATTTCGAGCAGGCAGGCATAAACCAGATCCGCCACAAGATCTACCTCGAGGTCGCGGCTCACATCAAACTTGTGGTTCCGCTCGTCGCCTCAGCGGTCGACGTCACGGTCCAAGTGCCCATCACCGAGGTCCTCATCATGGGCGACGTTCCCCAGACTTATATTCAGCTGGAGGGCTCCGAGCTGCGGAATCTCCTCCTGCCGCAGACTCCTCCGGCACAGTGA
- a CDS encoding tyrosine--tRNA ligase — protein MVTVDDQVSILKKRTAEIVSEEDLREKLERASRESRPLRVKLGLDPSAPDIHLGHAVVLRKLREFQDLGHEVILVVGDFTGRIGDPTGKSETRRQLSVEEVTRNARTYQQQAYKILDPARTRIAFNSEWLSRLTFEDVINLASKYTVARMLERDEFSARFRQEQPIYIHEFFYPFMQAYDSIALKADVELGGTDQKFNILFGRTLQREYGQEPQVAMLMPILVGTDGVNKMSKSLGNYIGVDEPPSQMYGKTMSISDDVMLTYYELATTLSQTEVEDIRDSLASGRLHPRDAKRRLAREIVALYHGPDAAKAAEEEFDAIFRKGELPEEIPEVTISHDELVDGRMWCPRLLVRAGLVDSTSEARRLIEQGAVRINSERVADPQAEVAVGPDMVVRVGRRRFAKIRLC, from the coding sequence GTGGTGACTGTGGACGACCAGGTTAGCATCCTGAAGAAAAGGACCGCGGAGATAGTATCCGAGGAGGATCTCCGCGAGAAGCTGGAAAGAGCGTCGCGAGAGTCTCGGCCCCTCAGGGTCAAGCTCGGCCTGGACCCGTCCGCACCCGACATCCATCTCGGGCATGCCGTAGTCCTGCGTAAGCTCCGCGAATTCCAAGATCTGGGCCACGAGGTCATTCTGGTAGTAGGGGATTTCACAGGCCGTATCGGCGATCCTACGGGGAAATCCGAGACGAGGCGCCAGCTCTCCGTCGAGGAGGTCACGAGGAACGCCCGGACTTATCAGCAACAGGCGTACAAGATCTTGGACCCGGCGAGGACGAGGATCGCATTCAACAGCGAGTGGCTTTCGAGACTGACGTTCGAGGACGTTATCAACCTTGCTTCCAAGTACACGGTGGCGCGAATGCTCGAGCGCGACGAGTTCAGTGCGAGGTTCCGCCAGGAACAACCGATATACATCCACGAATTCTTCTATCCTTTCATGCAGGCTTACGATTCCATTGCGTTGAAGGCCGACGTCGAGCTCGGCGGCACCGACCAAAAGTTTAACATCCTTTTCGGTAGGACGCTTCAGCGCGAGTACGGGCAGGAACCCCAGGTTGCCATGCTGATGCCCATCCTCGTCGGCACCGATGGGGTCAACAAGATGAGCAAGAGCTTGGGAAACTACATCGGCGTGGACGAGCCTCCGTCGCAGATGTACGGGAAGACTATGTCGATATCCGACGATGTGATGCTGACATACTACGAGCTCGCGACCACTTTGTCCCAGACCGAGGTGGAGGACATTCGAGACTCTCTCGCCAGCGGCCGGTTGCACCCTAGGGATGCGAAAAGGCGCCTTGCGCGCGAGATCGTCGCGCTCTACCACGGACCGGACGCCGCAAAAGCCGCTGAGGAGGAGTTCGACGCGATCTTCCGCAAAGGGGAGCTACCCGAGGAGATTCCGGAGGTGACCATCTCCCATGACGAGTTGGTGGATGGCAGGATGTGGTGTCCAAGGCTGCTTGTGAGGGCTGGCCTTGTGGACAGCACAAGCGAGGCGCGGCGCCTCATCGAGCAGGGAGCGGTAAGGATCAACAGCGAGAGAGTGGCGGATCCGCAAGCTGAGGTGGCCGTCGGGCCTGACATGGTGGTTAGGGTGGGTAGGCGGAGGTTCGCGAAGATCCGTCTTTGCTGA
- the recO gene encoding DNA repair protein RecO codes for MALYRTEGIVLRTRNLGEADRIVTFYSPTRGKVRAVARGARRPRSRFVSSTQMFAHADFLVFPGKSLDSISQVEVKTSFPRLHEDLIKLAFASYIAELLDAMVEEGGEGTDNAGNEAVFGLLAAYLRALSEANDPEMLTRAFELKLSSLLGYKPVLDSCARCGTRDLGAEVGFAPDAGGVVCQDCLKHSGLGTGGVRISRGAVEVMKRLLVLELDKVSRLGAGPGMRAEIERAMRVHLDFRLDRRLQSLDFLAAVKAAQDGGRKAATIQ; via the coding sequence ATGGCGCTCTACAGGACTGAGGGGATCGTCCTCAGAACCAGGAACCTAGGAGAGGCGGACAGGATCGTCACGTTCTACTCGCCCACGAGGGGTAAGGTACGGGCGGTCGCCCGGGGCGCTAGGAGGCCCCGGAGCAGGTTCGTCAGCAGCACGCAGATGTTTGCTCATGCTGACTTCCTGGTGTTTCCTGGTAAGTCTCTTGACAGCATAAGCCAGGTTGAGGTGAAGACGTCTTTCCCACGCCTGCACGAGGATCTCATCAAGCTGGCTTTCGCGAGTTATATCGCGGAGCTCCTTGATGCCATGGTCGAGGAGGGCGGGGAAGGCACGGATAACGCCGGGAATGAGGCGGTCTTCGGTCTTTTGGCTGCGTACCTCCGTGCGCTGTCGGAGGCTAATGACCCTGAGATGCTCACGCGGGCTTTCGAGTTGAAGCTCTCATCGCTCCTTGGGTACAAGCCCGTTCTTGACTCGTGTGCGCGGTGCGGCACGCGCGATCTTGGCGCCGAAGTCGGGTTTGCGCCCGATGCGGGCGGTGTGGTTTGCCAAGACTGCCTTAAGCACTCCGGTTTGGGCACCGGAGGCGTCAGGATCTCGCGGGGCGCGGTCGAGGTCATGAAGAGACTGCTTGTGCTTGAGCTGGATAAGGTCTCGCGGCTCGGGGCTGGCCCCGGCATGAGGGCGGAGATAGAAAGGGCGATGAGGGTGCACCTCGACTTCAGGCTGGATCGGAGACTTCAGTCGCTTGACTTCCTTGCAGCGGTGAAAGCCGCGCAGGACGGGGGCCGCAAGGCTGCGACCATCCAGTAG
- a CDS encoding co-chaperone GroES codes for MVKPLEDRVVVKPNTEEERTKGGIVLPDTAKERPQEGEVVAVGPGKLLDNGQRAPMDVKPGDKIIFAKYGGTEVKIDGEEYIILRQSDILAIK; via the coding sequence GTGGTAAAGCCATTGGAGGACAGAGTGGTGGTCAAACCGAATACCGAGGAAGAACGCACAAAAGGCGGCATCGTTCTGCCCGACACTGCCAAGGAGCGACCGCAGGAGGGTGAGGTTGTCGCCGTCGGACCCGGGAAGCTCCTGGACAACGGCCAGAGAGCGCCGATGGACGTGAAGCCTGGGGATAAGATCATCTTCGCCAAGTACGGCGGCACCGAAGTAAAGATCGATGGCGAGGAGTATATCATCCTGCGTCAGAGCGACATCCTTGCTATCAAGTAG
- a CDS encoding DUF2905 domain-containing protein, whose product MDGLSSLGKMLMMLGGLLLVFGAILTFADKLPGIGRLPGDILIRRGNFTFYFPIATSILLSVLLTVLLALFSRR is encoded by the coding sequence TTGGACGGGCTGAGCTCGCTCGGAAAGATGCTCATGATGCTTGGAGGTTTGCTGCTGGTCTTCGGGGCGATCCTTACCTTTGCCGATAAGCTTCCAGGCATAGGCAGGCTGCCCGGGGACATCCTGATCCGACGAGGGAACTTCACGTTCTACTTTCCGATTGCCACGAGCATCTTGCTGAGCGTGTTGCTCACGGTTCTCCTGGCGCTTTTCTCTCGCAGATGA
- a CDS encoding penicillin-binding protein 1A: MSRGMGRIISVLVITFVLAACVVSGVLVGVVMGALRNMPALQDLEYRPSEATRIYDVNGKLISRLYIENRVWVPLRDIPETLQNAVIAIEDHNFRQHHGVNFTAMLRALLVDLREGRIVQGGSTITQQLAKNAFLTQERTFTRKIQEFIYAIQLERAYTKDQILELYLNEVYFFPGQAVYGVEAASQGYFGKHVRDLNLAESALLAGLIRNSQLYSPTKNPEAARARRATVLSRMVELGYISQEQADAANRAPLGVIEKRSSKEVAPYFVDYVRTQLLERYGRDLVYKGGLKVYTTLDLRLQELAEKTLVSNLPQGKPDSKGLIQPQGAMVVLDAHDGYIRAMVGGRGNDEFNRAVQSYRQPGSAFKPFVYTAAIQAGYTPSTMLDDSPVEYNIPGQKEPWAPINNDNKFRGPVTLRKALEDSINVPSVKLLDQIGIEKAVKTAEAMGITSLVESGRRNDMNLSLVLGGLTKGVTPLEMAAAYAVFANQGIRAEPIAILRVEDPDGNVLERNVPVKNVVLDEQTAYIMTDMMRGVITRGTGKAANIGRPAAGKTGTTSDYTNAWFVGFTPDLVACVWIGNDEQQKPMVYGGVRIGSARAAMIWGAFMKEALRDTPPAEFPVPAGLVFTTICTESGMLATPSCPKTTTEVFLPGTEPKDYCSLHSGIVEVAVCTESGCLATGACPPDKVEIRRYLSSSGLRVLPDGTIAADEHIPTTYCPLHGRNDGTATDRAAQPDTLPSASQSASPPAE, encoded by the coding sequence ATGTCCAGGGGCATGGGGCGCATCATATCCGTCCTAGTCATAACCTTTGTCCTGGCGGCATGTGTCGTCTCCGGCGTCCTCGTGGGAGTGGTCATGGGGGCTTTGCGGAACATGCCCGCGCTCCAAGACCTCGAGTACAGGCCCAGCGAGGCCACGAGGATATACGATGTCAACGGAAAACTCATTTCGAGGTTGTACATAGAAAACAGAGTGTGGGTCCCGTTACGTGACATCCCGGAGACACTGCAGAACGCCGTGATCGCCATAGAAGACCACAATTTCCGCCAGCATCACGGCGTCAACTTCACCGCTATGCTGAGAGCCCTCCTCGTCGACCTCAGGGAGGGCCGGATCGTCCAGGGCGGGAGCACCATTACTCAGCAGCTTGCCAAGAACGCGTTCTTGACGCAGGAGCGTACGTTCACCAGAAAGATCCAGGAGTTCATCTACGCGATCCAACTCGAGCGCGCGTACACCAAAGATCAGATCCTAGAGCTGTACCTTAATGAGGTTTACTTTTTCCCCGGCCAGGCCGTGTACGGGGTGGAGGCCGCGTCCCAAGGGTATTTCGGCAAGCACGTGCGTGACCTGAACCTCGCCGAGTCCGCGCTCCTCGCGGGCTTGATACGGAACTCCCAGCTCTATTCGCCCACCAAGAATCCCGAGGCCGCGCGGGCGAGACGTGCGACGGTTCTATCGCGCATGGTGGAACTCGGGTACATCTCACAGGAGCAGGCGGATGCGGCCAATCGGGCCCCCTTGGGGGTTATTGAAAAGCGCTCGTCAAAAGAGGTCGCCCCGTATTTCGTCGACTACGTCCGAACGCAGCTGTTGGAGAGATACGGACGGGATCTGGTGTACAAAGGCGGCTTGAAGGTGTACACAACACTAGACCTGAGACTCCAAGAGCTCGCCGAGAAAACGCTCGTCTCCAATCTTCCGCAGGGCAAACCCGACTCGAAGGGCCTCATACAACCCCAGGGAGCCATGGTCGTGCTCGATGCTCACGATGGCTACATCAGGGCGATGGTCGGCGGACGCGGCAACGACGAGTTCAACAGGGCTGTTCAGTCGTATAGGCAGCCAGGGTCAGCGTTCAAACCGTTCGTGTACACCGCGGCCATACAGGCGGGGTATACCCCGTCCACAATGCTGGATGACTCGCCGGTCGAGTACAACATCCCGGGGCAAAAGGAACCCTGGGCGCCCATCAACAACGACAACAAGTTCCGGGGGCCCGTTACCCTGCGAAAGGCTTTGGAAGACTCCATCAACGTGCCGTCCGTGAAGCTTCTCGACCAGATAGGCATCGAAAAGGCGGTCAAGACCGCCGAGGCCATGGGGATAACGAGCCTCGTGGAATCTGGGCGACGGAACGACATGAACCTTTCGCTCGTGCTGGGCGGGCTGACGAAGGGTGTCACGCCTCTCGAGATGGCGGCCGCATACGCTGTGTTCGCCAACCAGGGAATCAGGGCAGAGCCCATCGCCATATTGAGGGTGGAGGACCCCGACGGGAATGTGCTCGAGCGCAACGTGCCAGTCAAGAACGTGGTCCTTGACGAGCAAACAGCATATATCATGACTGACATGATGCGGGGCGTCATCACCCGCGGAACCGGCAAGGCGGCAAACATCGGTCGTCCGGCAGCAGGCAAGACAGGGACTACGTCAGATTACACCAACGCGTGGTTCGTAGGGTTCACGCCTGACCTCGTGGCATGTGTATGGATAGGCAATGACGAGCAGCAGAAGCCGATGGTTTACGGAGGGGTAAGGATCGGCAGCGCACGGGCGGCGATGATATGGGGGGCTTTCATGAAGGAGGCGTTGCGCGATACCCCACCTGCGGAATTCCCGGTGCCGGCCGGGCTCGTGTTCACCACGATCTGCACTGAATCAGGTATGCTCGCGACCCCTTCGTGCCCAAAGACCACCACAGAGGTATTCTTGCCCGGGACAGAGCCAAAAGACTACTGCTCTCTCCACAGCGGCATCGTTGAAGTCGCAGTGTGCACTGAGTCGGGGTGCCTCGCGACGGGCGCCTGTCCGCCGGATAAAGTCGAGATTCGGCGCTACCTGTCCTCCAGCGGTCTGCGGGTGCTTCCGGACGGCACGATAGCGGCAGACGAGCACATCCCAACGACGTACTGCCCTCTTCACGGTCGGAACGACGGAACCGCCACCGACCGCGCCGCGCAGCCAGACACCTTGCCATCCGCCTCTCAGAGCGCAAGCCCTCCCGCCGAGTAG
- a CDS encoding stage II sporulation protein M: MRAPRLLTRVPKILGASRRYIFFTSVLFLTGVVFGYVVFRRHPVDSSWLATLLDQKFGPMAQAMSTMSVSGMAGMVFWNNLKAAGLLVAGGVVFGVLPMVMVFLNGLLIGMVSGDVTRQGFGLIPFILIGVLPHGLFEIPGYIIGGTLGIRLGFNILGYQRGRREGRSVRAILVDTLLVLLVIVVPLLMVGSLIEVTVTRHLVEWVMGDALRWH; encoded by the coding sequence TTGCGGGCACCGAGGCTTCTTACGCGCGTCCCGAAGATCCTTGGCGCAAGCAGGCGCTACATATTCTTTACAAGCGTTCTCTTCCTTACCGGCGTGGTCTTCGGATACGTGGTCTTTCGCCGGCACCCAGTCGACTCCTCATGGTTAGCCACGCTCCTTGACCAGAAGTTCGGGCCGATGGCCCAGGCTATGTCGACAATGAGCGTGAGCGGCATGGCCGGCATGGTTTTCTGGAACAACCTCAAGGCCGCGGGGCTTCTCGTTGCAGGTGGCGTTGTATTTGGAGTCCTCCCGATGGTCATGGTCTTTCTCAATGGGCTCTTGATAGGGATGGTTTCCGGGGACGTGACGCGTCAGGGGTTCGGGCTCATCCCGTTCATCCTCATCGGGGTGCTGCCGCATGGGCTGTTTGAGATACCCGGCTATATCATCGGCGGCACTCTGGGCATAAGGCTCGGGTTCAATATCCTCGGGTACCAGCGGGGACGGCGGGAGGGGCGCAGCGTGCGGGCGATCCTGGTTGACACGCTCTTGGTGCTGCTCGTGATAGTGGTTCCGCTCCTTATGGTGGGTTCGCTCATTGAGGTGACGGTCACGCGTCACCTGGTTGAGTGGGTCATGGGCGATGCACTGCGGTGGCACTGA
- a CDS encoding YebC/PmpR family DNA-binding transcriptional regulator — protein MSGHSKWANIKHRKAKADAERGKMFTKVAREILVAARQGGPDPEANFRLRMAIERARGVNMPNDSIMRAIKRGAGESGTETYEEIVYEGYGPGGVAIMVEAMTDNRNRAASDIRHIFTRHGGNLGESGCVAWMFRKKGLLVVDLAESKMSEDDLMNLAVEAGAEDLKVDGSTVEITTDPADFEKVQKYLKDYGVAFTVAELTWLPQTTVRVTGKDARQVLSLTEELEDLDDVQQVHANFDIPDEEMEAAAEE, from the coding sequence GTGTCTGGACATTCCAAATGGGCTAACATCAAGCATAGAAAAGCAAAGGCTGATGCGGAGCGGGGAAAGATGTTCACCAAGGTCGCGCGGGAGATCTTGGTCGCCGCGCGCCAGGGGGGGCCTGACCCGGAGGCAAACTTCAGGCTGAGGATGGCCATCGAGCGGGCCAGGGGCGTCAACATGCCCAACGACAGCATAATGCGGGCCATAAAGAGGGGTGCGGGCGAGTCCGGAACCGAGACGTACGAGGAGATCGTTTACGAAGGGTACGGCCCTGGAGGCGTGGCCATCATGGTTGAGGCCATGACCGACAACAGGAACCGCGCGGCCTCCGATATACGACACATCTTCACGCGGCACGGGGGAAACCTGGGCGAAAGCGGTTGCGTGGCGTGGATGTTCCGCAAGAAGGGTCTCCTCGTGGTGGACCTCGCGGAGTCGAAGATGAGCGAAGACGACCTGATGAACCTCGCCGTGGAAGCCGGGGCCGAGGACTTGAAGGTTGACGGCTCCACCGTCGAGATCACCACTGATCCCGCGGATTTCGAGAAAGTGCAGAAATATCTCAAGGATTACGGCGTCGCCTTCACCGTCGCGGAGCTCACCTGGCTGCCACAGACTACAGTGCGGGTCACAGGCAAGGACGCAAGGCAGGTGCTCAGTCTCACCGAGGAGCTCGAGGATCTGGACGACGTCCAGCAGGTACACGCGAACTTCGACATACCGGACGAGGAAATGGAAGCGGCCGCAGAGGAATGA
- a CDS encoding PrsW family intramembrane metalloprotease, translating to MAPATPDLVVLALVSLAPGFLWVWFFYRKDRAEPEPKALVAKAFLYGVLSVFPAAFLEAPFRRVITAGAQDLAALLVVSVLVVGVVEEVSKFVAVKVAAYDSAQFNEVMDGVVYAVAAGLGFAATENLFYATTYGLAVGIVRAFITDLAHASFSGIVGYYLGRAKFDAPHATALVARGLGTAITLHGGYDFLIMSGIVPPAFGVFMVLATYAYLSRKIVQARRLSPVRPPQTVAAAARPSHADAPGEAPPADRMRTEPHAGAATPARAPGMAPGQPGQEALEGSTPVETCEDEPGGEVSGPSEADGRVP from the coding sequence ATGGCCCCGGCCACTCCAGATCTCGTGGTGCTCGCACTCGTATCCCTCGCTCCCGGATTTCTTTGGGTCTGGTTTTTCTACCGCAAGGATCGGGCAGAACCCGAGCCGAAGGCACTTGTGGCCAAGGCATTTCTGTACGGCGTTCTGTCGGTTTTCCCGGCCGCCTTTCTCGAGGCGCCGTTCCGCAGAGTCATAACCGCGGGCGCCCAGGACCTTGCAGCTCTCCTCGTAGTCTCGGTGCTGGTGGTGGGCGTCGTCGAGGAAGTCTCGAAGTTCGTCGCAGTGAAGGTGGCGGCCTACGACAGCGCCCAGTTCAACGAGGTGATGGACGGGGTCGTGTACGCCGTGGCGGCGGGGCTCGGGTTCGCGGCCACCGAAAACCTCTTCTATGCCACAACTTATGGTCTTGCCGTCGGGATAGTGAGGGCTTTCATAACGGACCTCGCCCATGCCTCGTTCTCGGGGATAGTGGGATACTACCTCGGGCGGGCGAAGTTCGACGCCCCGCATGCGACCGCCCTCGTCGCCAGGGGCCTAGGTACCGCAATCACCTTACATGGAGGATACGATTTCCTCATAATGAGCGGGATAGTCCCACCAGCCTTCGGCGTCTTCATGGTCCTCGCGACCTACGCCTACCTCAGCCGGAAAATCGTTCAGGCGCGCAGGTTATCGCCGGTCCGACCCCCACAGACTGTGGCCGCCGCAGCCAGGCCCTCCCACGCCGACGCTCCCGGCGAGGCGCCCCCGGCAGACCGCATGAGGACGGAACCCCATGCCGGCGCCGCGACTCCGGCGCGCGCCCCCGGAATGGCGCCCGGCCAGCCCGGCCAGGAGGCGCTCGAGGGGTCCACGCCGGTGGAAACCTGCGAGGACGAACCGGGAGGCGAGGTCTCCGGACCGAGCGAGGCAGACGGCCGCGTCCCGTGA
- the groL gene encoding chaperonin GroEL (60 kDa chaperone family; promotes refolding of misfolded polypeptides especially under stressful conditions; forms two stacked rings of heptamers to form a barrel-shaped 14mer; ends can be capped by GroES; misfolded proteins enter the barrel where they are refolded when GroES binds) encodes MAAKQLAFNEEARRALQKGVDKVASAVKVTLGPRGRNVVLERKFGSPTITKDGVTVAKEIELEDPYENMGAQLCREVASKTNDVAGDGTTTATVLAQAIVAEGLKNVAAGANPMFVKKGIDKAVEVAVAELKKLSIPVEGKDDIAHVAAIAGNDPAIGDKIAEAMDLVGKDGVITVEESKGIEITVEKVEGMEFDKGYISPYFVTNAEAMEAVLEDPYILLHEKKISAVADLLPLLEKVARAGKPLLIIAEDIEGEALATLVVNKIRGILNVAAVKAPGFGDRRKAMMEDIAILTGGTFLSEDLGVKLENVDLNMLGQAKTVKITREKTTIVEGRGDREKIKGRIAQIKKQIEETDSDYDREKLQERLAKLAGGVAIIKVGASTETELKEKKHRIEDALAATRAAVEEGIVAGGGTTLVNIIPALDKIEVNGDEKVGVQIVKRALEEPLRQIANNAGLEGSVVLERVKSQEKPGIGFDAVTEQYVDLVKAGIVDPVKVTRSALQNAASIASMLLTTEALVADIPKEEKNPPYPPGGGMDY; translated from the coding sequence ATGGCTGCCAAGCAACTCGCTTTCAACGAGGAGGCCAGGCGCGCTCTACAGAAAGGCGTCGACAAAGTGGCCTCCGCGGTCAAAGTGACCCTCGGCCCCAGGGGCCGTAACGTAGTGCTCGAGCGCAAATTCGGATCGCCCACCATCACCAAAGATGGCGTAACCGTCGCCAAGGAGATCGAGCTTGAAGATCCATACGAGAACATGGGTGCGCAGCTGTGCAGGGAAGTTGCGTCGAAGACCAACGACGTGGCCGGTGACGGCACGACCACCGCGACGGTGCTGGCTCAGGCCATTGTTGCCGAAGGCTTGAAGAACGTCGCCGCGGGTGCCAACCCGATGTTCGTCAAGAAAGGTATTGACAAGGCCGTCGAGGTCGCCGTGGCCGAGCTGAAGAAGCTCAGCATCCCGGTGGAAGGCAAGGATGACATCGCCCACGTCGCCGCGATAGCCGGCAACGATCCCGCCATCGGCGACAAGATCGCCGAGGCCATGGATCTCGTGGGCAAGGACGGCGTCATTACGGTCGAGGAGTCGAAGGGCATCGAGATCACGGTCGAAAAGGTCGAAGGCATGGAGTTCGATAAGGGTTACATCTCGCCCTACTTCGTTACCAACGCTGAGGCCATGGAGGCCGTGCTCGAGGACCCGTACATTCTTCTCCATGAAAAGAAGATATCGGCTGTGGCCGATCTGCTGCCGCTCCTCGAGAAGGTCGCGCGTGCGGGCAAGCCGCTTCTCATCATCGCCGAGGATATCGAGGGTGAGGCTCTCGCTACGCTGGTCGTGAACAAGATCCGCGGAATACTCAACGTGGCCGCGGTCAAGGCGCCAGGATTCGGCGACAGGCGCAAGGCGATGATGGAGGATATAGCCATCCTCACTGGTGGCACGTTCCTGTCAGAGGATCTCGGCGTGAAGCTGGAGAACGTGGACCTCAACATGCTAGGCCAGGCCAAGACGGTGAAGATCACTCGTGAGAAGACCACGATCGTGGAGGGCCGCGGCGATAGAGAGAAGATCAAGGGCCGCATAGCCCAGATCAAGAAGCAGATCGAAGAGACCGATTCCGACTACGACCGCGAGAAGCTCCAGGAGAGGCTGGCGAAGCTCGCAGGCGGCGTGGCGATAATCAAGGTCGGCGCTTCCACTGAAACCGAGCTCAAAGAGAAGAAGCACCGCATCGAGGACGCCCTCGCTGCTACGCGCGCGGCCGTTGAGGAGGGGATCGTGGCCGGCGGCGGGACGACCCTCGTGAACATCATCCCGGCCCTCGACAAGATCGAGGTGAACGGCGATGAAAAGGTCGGCGTGCAGATCGTAAAGCGGGCCCTCGAGGAGCCGCTGCGTCAGATCGCGAACAACGCTGGCCTCGAAGGATCGGTCGTGCTCGAGAGGGTCAAGAGCCAAGAGAAGCCCGGCATAGGCTTCGACGCCGTAACCGAGCAGTATGTCGATCTAGTCAAGGCGGGCATAGTGGACCCGGTCAAGGTGACAAGGAGCGCCCTGCAGAACGCGGCGAGCATCGCGTCCATGCTCCTCACCACCGAGGCCCTCGTGGCGGACATTCCCAAGGAGGAGAAGAACCCGCCGTATCCGCCTGGAGGCGGCATGGACTACTAG